The following proteins are encoded in a genomic region of Gossypium hirsutum isolate 1008001.06 chromosome D05, Gossypium_hirsutum_v2.1, whole genome shotgun sequence:
- the LOC107958131 gene encoding transcription factor HEC2, producing the protein MEIGQLKSATGDEMKTRMMMMQMGKLPEFYGDYNDVVEFPHAELADHATNSSNTSNYSINGNSMPHFVENPQVGSPGPFTNLPTTTISFNGSTPVQEPSFSFTPDSASAGELLALSSGSNASSTSSQKTNSMAAMREMIFRIAAMQPIHIDPESVKPPKRRNVKISKDPQSVAARHRRERISERIRILQRLVPGGTKMDTASMLDEAIHYVKFLKTQVQSLERVATSRPAGLGFPVAMSNGSFHPMGKPYQPTQNLQEFGDAWLS; encoded by the coding sequence ATGGAAATTGGCCAGTTAAAGTCTGCAACAGGAGATGAAATGAAGACGaggatgatgatgatgcagaTGGGAAAGCTCCCTGAATTCTACGGGGACTACAACGACGTCGTTGAATTTCCTCACGCTGAGCTTGCTGATCACGCTACCAATAGTTCCAATACTAGCAATTATAGCATCAATGGCAATAGCATGCCGCATTTTGTTGAAAACCCACAGGTTGGTTCACCCGGCCCATTTACAAACCTGCCAACGACCACTATTTCATTCAATGGTTCAACCCCGGTTCAAGAACCAAGTTTCTCGTTTACCCCAGACAGTGCAAGTGCAGGGGAATTATTAGCATTATCATCCGGTTCAAATGCTTCTTCCACCTCTTCCCAAAAGACGAATTCAATGGCCGCAATGAGGGAGATGATCTTCCGAATAGCCGCTATGCAACCGATTCATATAGACCCTGAGTCAGTGAAGCCACCAAAGAGAAGAAACGTGAAGATATCAAAGGACCCTCAAAGTGTGGCGGCACGGCACCGAAGGGAGAGGATAAGTGAGAGAATTAGGATACTTCAAAGGCTTGTTCCCGGAGGAACCAAAATGGACACTGCATCCATGTTAGATGAGGCAATTCACTATGTCAAGTTTTTGAAGACTCAGGTGCAGTCACTGGAGAGAGTTGCCACTAGTAGGCCTGCTGGGTTAGGGTTCCCTGTTGCAATGTCTAATGGGAGTTTTCATCCAATGGGAAAACCATATCAACCTACTCAAAACCTTCAGGAATTTGGAGATGCTTGGCTAAGTTAG